In the genome of Anguilla anguilla isolate fAngAng1 chromosome 15, fAngAng1.pri, whole genome shotgun sequence, the window CGAGATGGTGAGGTGGACGGTGCCGTTCATACAGGGTTGCTGCTCACACGTTGTGACCTCATGTACTAGCACACAGTTTCTGCGGCTGATTTAACATAGGAAATGGGAGGAACTGCTCAGCTAGGAGTTACTCAGGTGGTTTAAAGGAACTGGCTATGTAAGAATAAGCATTTGGATTGCAGTGTTACATTATGGGCGTTTAGCAGATTAACATCAGTCTAATAATGGGTAATGAATATAATGCCAGCTACGCAGGTTTTCATGTCATTTTATGTTGCCATCCTCTAGAATTCATGTGCAAGTTGCAGATATTACCGGCCATAAGGAATATGGGGACATCCTGCAGTAATTTCCTGTTATTTGCTTCGCTAGTCATTTGTGCCACCGTAAGATCTGCATTTTAAAGAGCCTGCAACACTGCAGGTTTTTGAGCAGTATTTCTCCACTGAATTAAGTCCAGTGAAGAGTCAAGCTAATTCTTTAATTCGGATAAAGCAGATCATCCTTCTCTGAGCCTGTGAATAAAGTTATTGCAAACAGGCTTTTTAAGAGGATTTCCCATATTAGTTCTGGCTAGGCGCACTAATGTTGACacctaactaaaaataaattaaagcataACAGTGGTATTCGTTCGTAATTCATACTTACCGGATGATGACAGTAATTTTGACCAGTCTCACCTCCAGACCATGGTGTGTGTCACTGCACTTAAGACTTGTGTCTTAAGTGGAGATACACTAAGCTACACTGTGTGCTGAATTTGTGCACACAGGGTAATTTGTTCCcctcaaaaatgtataaatggtGTGACGTGTTGCTTGAGCTGAACCTGTTTCTCCCCCCTCAATGCAGTTTGATATGAAAAACCAACGCATCTTTTTAAGACGGACGAGGTATGAGGAGTTGAAGAAGGAGGATCTCTTCGTGGGCAACCGGGTGAATGTCTTCTCCCGTCAGCTCAGTCTGATTGGCTATGGGGACCAGTACACTGCCAGCAAGCTAGGCTGCAAGAAAGAGAGGTGAGCTCCCATTGGCCGCTTGGCTCCTTCATTTCCCTATATGCTACATCAGGCGTACACAGACTTATTCAGCGATGACCCAAATATATCAATCAATCCTTTTCGCGACCCAAAATGATGTAATTTCCATTCATGACAATTACTTGATAATTAATTGTTAAACTGCTGACAATAGCCATGCTTTTTAATACCGAAAAGCTAAATGAAAGGACAAAGTTACTGGAATTAGCAACCAATTAATCACAGAAAGCACTGTCAAATTAACAGTTTAAGGCTTTTTTAGTGAAGCATAGTCTGGGTACAGCGCTCAAAGCTGCCAGACAGAAAACCGGAggataaaatatttcttctcATTAATTAATGTTACAGTTATTATCAGTGAGTCTCTTTTTAATGGGACATGTCAGCCacttatacattatacatttaaacaaatttccAATGCTAATATTTCTAAACATTGCAAATGTTTCAGTGCTGCCAATATTTCaataatctttcttttttaggtcaaaagctaaaaaaaaaactagattgTGATGATTAGCTAAAGCTGTTGTCTGTCTTTTGTATGAACAATAAACAATACTAGTTTTTCGCTATTTTCTAGCGACAGTGGCACACTTAAGGACTGGACCAGAGCAGAATTGGGGTAGAGTCTGTGTTCTCTACCCATACCTTGATGGTATGCCTTGCTGTAAATTAACTGTGCCTGGTAGAATCCTTCGTAAAGCACTACATTATTCATTCcgtatttttgtcattgtttgtAGCTTTGAATAAGTGCTCACATGATTGTGTGCTAATGAAGGATTGCTCTTCATTGGATGCTGGCCACATATCCCTCCTCCTGATAGGTGTTTTTGGCAAGtaatcagtcagaattctgatgTTTAATATCCATTAACAACTATTCAAATCGCAAACTGTATAGTGTGTACCGACCTTTACTTGAAAACAGCTCAGTGATAACCTCAGACATACAAGTGAACACGATCCATGAATCTGCATAGATTGCTCTTTCTCAGTCAGCCTTAGGGCAAAATCTGGATCTGCGTCCGAACGCAAACAGAAGGTCACTGGCTCTGCCTCAGAGGGTTTGGAAGGAAGGATGCTTCATGTAGCTAATTGGGTTGTTTGGGTTGCTCTCCTCTAAGGTGGCTGTTTGCAAAGGCAGTGCTGCTTTGCGGTGCAGCTGCTGATAAatattatgagtgtgtgtgtgtgtgtgtgtgagtatgtgtgtgtgtgtgtgagtgtgtgcgcgtgtgtgtgtgtatgtgtgtgtgcatgtgtgtgtgcgtgtatcagTGTGCTGGCTGCCTTTCTGCCCAGAGCAGAATATTGCTGGTGTGTGACGGCCATGACAGGCTTTTATTTGTGTTCAGAGCTGCAGTCTGATCAGCACGACTCACACTCTGCATCTCCAACGTGTTCCTGCAATGAATACTAAACATttaatctctctccctctttctctctctctcactttctctccctctctttcctctttctctctatctctcttcctctctctttcctccctttcttctctgtctctcctgtacACCGGGGGTTCCagcccccctcagcccccacaAGTGAATGCATGCGTACCTGCTACACCTCATTTTAATCATGTGCAGTCATTTGAGATATAAATTTGACATATaacctccttttttttccccagaactCTCGCTATGATAAAGCCAGATGCTGTGACCAAGATTGGTGACATCATCCAGATGATTTACAGTGAAAACCTGCTCGTAACAAAAGCCAAGATGACAAAGCTATCGTGGTAAGAAAATAGCCTTTAAAATTTCATTGCTACCAGTAATTTACTTCTCTGCATTCACCTGATTTGAATTGCTACCATTAAGTATATAATCATTGATCTGCATATTAATGTTATAACACAGAAATCAGTTGTCAGTTGTGCCCagtgtttcctgttttaaaaaaaaaccttttatatattttggttatgCGTCTAAGTAAATACTACGTTTATGTGTTTAAATGGACTCCTGCATGGGCGAATCAGAAGAGTTGTAGAGCGGGGCATTGGCAGAGGAGTGCATTAAAAGGCCGTTCGGccggcccccccggcccgcgCGCGTCTGCTCGCTGTCCTTCCAAGCGGCCGCggctttgtgtctgtttgtgtctgtgaaacgCTGGCAGCACTCGGAGACGGGCTGTGAAATGGCCGCTCGGTCCCACATGCTGTTCGGCTCCTCGCGCTGGCGCTGGCAAACGTTAGGCTCTCGTAAATGGGGTCACCCTCATGCCAGCAGACTCCAGCAAAGTGAAAAGTAGGGGGATGTAGCTTCGGTTGCCCCGGGAAACCGCGTGGCACTGAAGGCCCCGATTCTGTAGAATGTGCTTTTGTGGCACCGCAGTGGAATTAAATGCTGCTTATTTGCGCTgcaaaaaccaaataaaaagtCAATCTCAAACTATTGGAGTCTGATCTTCTtatcttatttctattacttttttgcgAAATAATACACTTTGTTTGTTATATCAGAtatgtcttttgtttgtttgttttttttataaaagcacCATAGCGGAAAttgcttttcacattttcagcaaaTGGAATAGAGATCGTGCAGCACATCCTGGGGCCTGAGGCCGTCCTGCGTGATCTCATTACAGCCGCAGACTCTGAGCGCGCTCATGGAGCTCATCGTTTCTGAAGCAGCACTGCATAATACGAGAGGAAGCGCATATTCTGCTTATGCGGTCATCAGGGCATATCGCATTCCAAAAACATTAATCAGGCTTTCCCCTGAAGTAaagctaaaaaataataaaatgtttcttgaaTTTAATTCCAGAAAATTTCCCAGGCGTGCTTGCATGTCGTGTAAGGCCGTGTGTGCCCGGGGAACAGTCCCTGTTTACGGCGACAGCAGATGGTGGCAGCATTACTCCATTTCGGCTCAAAGAGGAAGAGACTGTGGCTCCTCCTGTAGGCCCGGCGTCCGGGAGGAGAAATGGATGAGGACAGCGTTTTTTTCCTGCGGAGCCCGGAGTCACGGCGAGTGGCGGTGTCAGATCGGAGCGCGCTGCGGGACGCGGCTGGCGTTTTTAGcggatgtcccccccccccggggcgaTCCGCGGCGGATTGCTCTGCAGTTCTCCCAGGCTCCTCTGCTCAGCAGACTGACTCATCCGTCACCTCAGGAGACTAGACATACACATTCAGCAACACTGCCCCCTACGGGTTGCCCAGAGCACCCCCATAGCGTTTCTTAAAGGCTACAGGGAATGTACACAGTGCATATTTCGAACCAACGTGAGGAAAATACCAACCACGTGCGCGTTCAACTCTGCCATACTGAACGTTATTGAGAATGTAGCTTGTTTCTTATGTGCGTGGCTAACTGCAAGAAACATTGGCAGTCACAGTAGGAAAACTGAAGAATTGTGAGTGTCGATATTCTAGCAAATTCCCGAATGAACGTTAAAATTAGGCAAGCTGAAGCTGTCGGGACTGGACAGATAGTACCTACCGTGAGCTGAGTTTAACAATGAGGCCTTGCTGCTCTGCTCAGCTAAACACTATAGGTATGTGCAATTATAGAGGTGTCTCCCCAGGAGATTTTACAGTGTATGGAAATTGGAACCGGCTCTTATCAGTAAATTCAGTTCCTTGACCTTCTTATGGAAATGCTGTCACAGACTGTAATATGCAGTGGGAAGTACTGGCTGTGGAGTCAATTCATCccagccattttccatgaagCTGATCTGACGTGAGGTGTAATGTACTCTTTTGCGATACGAACAGCAGAATGACGGTTCAGTCGTGCGTTGCGTGGAAACTGCTGATTGCAGGAGGGTGATATGGGCAGTGTGGCCCTCTGTTTGCGGGTGAGTCTGGAACAGCCGATGTGAAAAGCAGCCGCGATGGAATGTGGTGATAAGCGGAAGGTGTCAGGGGTGCGATTCTTCACCCTGTTCATATGGTCTGATAAGGTTGTGTTTCTGGAGCCCTCCTCCCATGTCTATCTGTGCGGTTGTAGGAAACCACAGCATTGTCATGGGCTGCATTTTCTCAGAAGGTTAAATATTCGTGACAGCGCTGTTTGGACTCTCCCATGATAATTCTTCTGAGTAACCTTGAAGGAGTTTGGGGACTGCAGATGAATTTAGCTGGATTGTGCAGAGCATGGTGCGTGTGAAAATACCAGGTCAGCCGCAATGGCAGTTTCCCTTCTCATGGGACTCGTATCTTGCAGAATGCACTGTGCAGTGAATTAGTGGCTTATCCTTAACCCACCATCCAGCTCTGATGCATCGTTACATAACATTGTGGCATTTGCAGGGTCAAATAGCGTCCTTAAGTTTCTTCGGGAAAAAGCTAAGTAAGAAGACTCAGAAAATCTAATGATTAATGACATAAGATGTGAAAAAAGCATTCTTGTTCTGATGTCCCAGAATAACTTCACTCCTCAGAACCTGCACggggccgctctctctctcgttaaGGGAAAGGAGCAGCAGCGTCATCATCGTCGCTGATGAAGAGGCTGGAGACCGGCGCAGCGCTGCCGTAGCCGCCGAAGGGGACAGGCCGCCACAGACCCGTCACTCATTAAccgcctccccctctctctctctctctctctctctctctctctctccccctctctctctctctctcccgcctctTTCAGGAAGCAGGCAGCGGACTTTTACTCTGAACACCAGTCAAAGCCTTTCTTCAAGTGAGTGCGCTCGGCTCGGCGCGGTGCGTGAACGACTGACGCGCGCGGGCGGAGGCGGGCGGAGGCGGGCGGAGGCGGGAGACGGGGGGCCCTGAGGGGCCACTCTGGGAAGCCGGCCGCTGGCATCAGCAGCCCGCTGACATTGCTGTGACTTTGCAGCACGTCTGAGCGGGAGAAGTTTCGCAGCCTGAGAACTGCCGCTGTGTGAAAGCTGTGCAGCTACACGCtgccaaaaccacacacacacacacacacacacacacacaggggctgcAGTTACAGAGAGAGCCCGTCGCTGcagagctcacacactctcttaaTGTGCGTGTCCTGTGGTTTTGAGATCGTGGGCATCGTTGTGTGAGTCAGGCGTTGGTTGAGAGCATGCCACAGCTTCACGTTTTATACAGTGATTGTTCGCACTTGATATTTGTGTTTCTGGCATGTTCGTGATTTAAGAAATCTGCATTCACTAACATTTTAACtgtgacaaaaatatttgaatccaagCCCAGTTTATGTGGCTTTACCTCCCTAGATAAGTAATTTTGTATGTATGTCCTTCATAAGGTATTGCTTATTAGGAAATAAATCTGGCCTGGTCAAGGGTCACTTAGTGGAGAGTGAGTGTATCCTGTTGTGAGGCAATGTAATGAGTTACCTAACAGTTTCACACCCTTGACTGGCTCTCATGCTGaatggctgctgattggacgcTGGATTTTGAGTGATGTGTCTCTCGTCCGCAGTAACCTTGTCCAGTTTGTGACCTCCGGGCCGGTCGTTGCCATGGAGGTCATGGGCGACGAGGCGGTGTCGGCCTGGCGGAAGGTCCTGGGCCCGACGGACTCCGCCGCGGCTCGCTCCGACGCGCCGCGCAGCCTGCGGGCCCAGCTCGGCACGGACGGCACCAAGAACGCCGCCCACGGCTCCGACTCGCTGGCGTCGGCGGCGAGGGTAGGCAGAGCTCCCTCCGCTCACCTCACAGTCGGTGGTTTGGGTTTCTGGAACATTCTAAACTGTTTCTGCTCAGAGAAAGCCTCATTCTCTCACCTCTCAGGTGGTGGTTTGGGTTTCTGGAACATTCTAAACTGTTTCTGGTCAGAGAGCACCTCATTCTCTCACCTCTCAAGCGGTGGTTTGggtttctggaacattctgaacTGTTTCTGGTCAGAGAAAGCCTCATTCTCTGCCACTTCCTGGGTGGAGCTCAACACGGCACCTTGAGAATGAAGAGCGGGTTGTTGCCAAAACACAAGGGTACAGGGGAGGAGAGTACATTTTTGAGAATATAACCTGTTAAAAAGGGTATACAGGATGTATAACACAGGGATCAGTTCGAGTGAggaatatatatgcatatgtatccCCCTTTGTACTACCAGGGAAGACAAGCTGTACGTTTTGTGAGcaggttctgtgtttttttacctTTACCTTGCAGGAGTTGGAGTTTTTCTTCCCCTCTACCACGAGCGGTGGCCCCCCCAGCACGGCAAAGTGTGCGGACTGCACGTGCTGCATCATCAAGCCGCACGCCATCTCAGAAGGTAGCGTACGCTGCTCAGATCCCCCCTCTCTGCCGGGCTCTGCGGTCTCCTGCCTGTGCTCCACTGGGCCTGTGCTTCTCTGGGCCTGTGCTTCTCTGGGCCTGTGCTTCACTGAGCCTGTGCTTCTCTGGGCCTGAGCTTCACTGGGCCTGCACTTCACTGGGCCTGTGCTTCTCTGGGCCTGCGCTTCTCTGAGCCTGTGCTTCTCTGGGCCTGCGCTTCTCTGGGCCTGCGCTTCTCTGAGCCTGTGCTTCACTGGGCCTGCACTTCACTGGGCCTGTGCTTCACTGGGCCTGCGCTTCACTGAGCCTGTGCTTCACTGGGCCTGCACTTCACTGGGCCTGCACTTCACTGGGCCTGCACTTCACTGGGCCTGCGCTTCACTGGGCCTGCGCTTCACTGGGCCTGTGCTTGTCTGGGCCTGTGCTTCACTGGGCCTGTGCTTCTCTGGGCCTGTGCTTGTCTGGGCTGCACTTCACTGAGCCTGTGCTTCAGTGGGCCTGTGCTTCACTGAGCCTGTGCTTCACTGAGCCTGTGCTTCACTGGGCCTGTGCTTCACTGGGCCTGTGCTTCACTGGGCCTGTGCTTCAGTGGGCGTGTGCTTCAGTGGGCCTGTGCTGTCAGACGCAGGACACTAATAATCCCCGCTGCCGTTCTCATCGCCTGCCATTGTGTCTGTGCGCTCAGAACACTGGCTGTAATTTTCCGCTCGAGTCAAACTCGGCGGCACTGCCGTTAAGTCCTGAGGCACGGGGTCCTCTCCCGCTCAGCCACCCTCTTGAAAGAGCCCATTGTGGCCTCCGCCCGTCACACATTTGAGCTTTCCGTGATGGATTTGCTGTAATTCATTGGAGAGATTGAAAGGGCTGATAATGTCAGATTATTGTTATCACATTACTTTCATTTGCTGGCCTCGTCATTGTTGAGATTCTTTTGATTGtgtagacagtgtgtgtgtaggcttTTCATTTCAGGCCTGGATAGTTGGTTGAAGGCAGTACTGCGGGGGGAGTGGCCTGTATGTTTGTGGCAGGGCTTTTTGCATTGCCATCCCCTCCCCTGTGTCCGTTTCCTCTCATAGACATCtctgttttcccctctctgctcctgtccGGCCCGTGTTGTGTCTGCCTCGGTCCCGGCATGCGTAACTCTCTGTCTCTTGGGATTTTTCCCAAATCCCCAGCCTGATCCCTGTTCTCTGGGCGTGCCCCCGGGCTCTGGCCTGTGAAAcctgcacaaccccccccctccagccccctgAAACGGGCGGACGTGCAGCAgcgagggcggggggaggatggggggggggggaaactctgccccctgcccctctgcccctctgctCGTCTGCCCCCTGCCACCCTACCCCTCTGCCCTTCtacccctctgcctctctgccccccctgcccctctccccctgcccttctgcccccctgccccccagcccctctgcccctctgccactctgccccctctgccccccctgcccctctccccctgcccttctgcccccctgcccccctgccccccagcccctctgcctctctgcctctctgcctctctgccccccctgcccctgctcccctgcccccctgcccctgctcctctgccccccagcccctgtgCTCATCCTCCTCACGTCCCCTCAAAGCGCACCTCTGAGGCTCACCTGTGATTCTCCCGCTGCTCTGGGCCCTGCCGTGCTGTGCTGCGTCTCTGTCCTGGAGAGGTCGCAGTGCAGCGAGGGTCAGGCCTTCCTCAGAACGGCCCGGGATTTTCTCCGCTGCACGCTGTGCTGCACAGCGGTCCTACGCACAGCGGTCCTACGCGCAGCGGTCCTACGCGCAGCGGTCCTACGCGCAGCGCGCGCCGTTTaatgaaaaccaaacaaacGATTTCCCTCGATTCAGAATCGCTGACGAGGCGGTGCGCTGAGAGAACATGAAAATCCTGTAGCTCTCAGCACATTACAGATCGCTCAGCGCGCCGCCGTATCCTCGCAGATTCTCAAACACTGCGGGACGCGCGAGCATGCTAATTAGCACAGCTGTAAGAGGTCGAGGCGTCTGTCATATGGCACCGCAAACGACGGTTCATGAAACGGATCCTGTTTGTCACCAAGAGTGGGTTTTGTGTGCGTTCAAGGTTTTAGCTTGTGTTTCATGCTTTTTCGTCAGGTTTCAGCAGGTCACTTTGAAAGGACTAGCCACGGCAGCCTTGCCTTGctggagaatttttttttcttgcaggcGAGTAACTCTTGCTGGTAAATTTTCAGACTGTCCTGCAGGTATTTGGCCTGTCTTGCTGCAGGCATGTCCATGCTGGGTTTCcgaatggcattttaaaaaacatccgCATTTTATGCATCCGCAGCAAAGTAATCTAGTGAGGGTGGTGTCAGCAGAATGTCTATGATTAACACTTAATGACACTCAATCCAAACTCCGGACATGAAGTAATTGTAAATCTGTATGGCAGCGaagatagattggcggcctttccagggtgtattcctgcctctcgcccaatgcacgctgggataggctccagccccccccctccctgaccaggataagtgggtatagataatggatggatggacggacggatgTGTGCACTCATAAGTGACTTCATTCAGTCTAACGTAATAGTCCAGTAATGCGTGATTTGTGTAGCCGGCAGAagggctgtttttgttgtgccTCTGAAGCAGGGTGTTACTTTGCGCCCTGTACAGATAGGCTCTGTACTTTGTGTGATGAAAGggcagtgcactgtgggagcTGGCTGCAGTGAACTGCCGGCAGATGGAAAATAGGGCTCTTTTATGAACCGCTAGCGATGGTAGCTATTAGCGCACTTGCTCATTAATCGCCTGCCATATGCACTGACTGTGTGAGTCACCAACCCGGCAGGTCCCTGCAGAGGGCTTGtagcgtacgcacacacacacacacactcacactcatacgcacacacacactcacacaggcacatccacacacacacacacactcacactcatacgcacacacacactcacacaggcacatccacacgcacacacacacacacacacacacacacgcagacgcagacacacacacacgcacacgcacacacacagcacacactcacatgcacacacacagtcacacacatacacacatgcatacacatttacacacacacacacacacacacacacacaggcacagacacagacacacacacatacgcacacgcactgacacacacactactctatTTCACTGCCAGCGTGCTTGCAGAATAAAGTGTGCCAAGTGATAATTCAAAGAGGATTGGAGCCTGGATTATATTTTGATTATGGGATCTCTGTGGGTTACTGATAAAAGCTGCAAATAATAGCACATATCCTGCAGAAAGCACAACAATGTATAATTAATTAGCCTACTGAGGTTTAACTGTACCCCCTACTATTGGCTTAATCCTTTCAGGTTATTTCAGGGAATTGTCTTCCCATTTcaagatttgttcatttaaataatagaaaaatgcAATGCACCATGTTCGTAATTTGAAGTTCACTGCCCTTCTCTAGTTATGAATCTGTGTGCATTTTAAGTCTTCATTACTGAATTGATATCAGAACGAAAAAACGATTCATGTGTGTAACTGCAGTTCTGTAGCAGCCGACTGCTAAcgtatcatttttcattttatcatgtgaaaaaaagcatttttaaggCATTAACACCGCCATCGTCACTGCCCATCTTAAACGAACATCTGCTACTGAGCAGCCTGTGTCCAAGTCCATCTTTTAACATTGTACAGGTCCAGTGCTGATGAACTAACCCTCACCAGCTGGGTCCCGCAGTCATTATGATGGTGATGAGCAGACCGCCATGCTTAGCTCACTACTGTTAGTGGGCTCCATATTCCGGTGGTAGAACCTGGATAAGGGGCAGGGTGATGTCTGGCAGACACCAGAGCAGGTGTCACCCGGAACCACCCTTCTGAAGCTTATCAAGGCTCCTTCTGTCGGTCTGGGACCGCAGACCGGCAGCACCACACTGCTGAGGAAAAGGCAAGGCGAGCTGTCTGGTGTGGTGTCTGGAGTCAGCTGTGCTTTGGACAGCATCTCCTCGGTCATTCACTAACCAAGAACGACAAGCAGCTCGCTTCTCTTTCCTTTGGCATATGTACCATACGCCATTAAGAACTAAGTAGGGTATGTCATCAGTCATGATGTCTGGCTCTCAGATGTTAAACGCTAGAACCTTCTCGGCTTAAGGTGAAGGTGACAGCTTCAGCTTAAGATACGAGCTTGTGTGCCTGTTTGAGCCGATGTCATTGCCAGTAACAGAACAGGTTTGGCTGAGATGTTTTATGCTTCTGGTGGCGAGAGACTAAGATGCAGAAGGAAGGATTCTGAAGTGCTTTGTTGAGGTTCtaagacagagagagctgcTTTAATATCCTCAATGGGCATGTTCTGTTCGCAGCTCTCGCTGATGGAAAACAGCACAGTAATTAGGCTGTGACATAGAGACACGTGAAGCGTGTGTTGGCAGTGAATTATACAGTGTAGAGTTACAGATGCTTTAGTTATTTCTCTTTGCACAGTGTGCATTTCAGCAGTGTTCAGCTGGCCAACCGAAGTAATGTTGTGCCAGTGAAACCCATTTTGTGTCCTGTGGGATTTAGTTTGCGAGCTGCTTCAGGAGTGTCACTGCTTCACCGTGACGTGCTCCTGGGCAATATTGCAGTAACCGCGTCATAGAAGATCTGTTGGAAAACGTCAAATTAAGCAGGTGCACGGTATTATTAAAGCTAAGCCTTTGTGCCAGGCCATGCACTTGTCATAGTGCATTGGACGTCTTTGCCCCGTGGAGATAAATGTGTTATTGAGTCAAAGAGATCATTTGGTTCATGATGTAAGACAGCGATCGCTATTTTCATACTCCTAACTGACGGTGTGCAGAGCGTGTGCCATGGGGGGAACCTGTTCTCCTAATAATAAACAGCTGCTACTCCAGGAGGCCCTCGTGAGGAGTTACTGGGGGGGACTGACGTTCACTAGAAAGCAGGCTTTATTAGCTTGGCCTCATAACGTGATATTTCTGTAGCAGCGGGCATACAGCCAAGTGACCTTGGAGCAAAGTCTTCACCTGAAATGACTGTAGTGTATGCAGTTCCCTGGCTGCTCTGTAGTCCCTGTGATAGTGATCAGAATTTGACACCGCTCACCCCGTGTTTTCTAATAATGCCCTCTTGCGGTGTTTCACAGCAAAAATACCATTTCTTGAGTCAGCATTTCTGTATTCTTTCAGACGATTACATTCCAATGAATGTCAGGCCTGGTACATTTTGACCTCTGTCGTTAAACAAGGTGACTGAGGTATCAGAATGGCGTAGAGGATTCCCAGGGGAAGCGGGAAAAGACTGTATAAATATTTCCCAGGACCGTTTACAAATTCACCATTTTATACAGAATTTAGATTAAATTGGATTTTCTGCAACATGTAGGCCCCACATTTATGCCTATTGCCAGTACATTGAAAGTGTCAGAAGGCAATGGAATTGCACAAATTGTCTGAAAGGAACTGAGTGGCTGTGAGTGTTTGGAGGGAGAGAATAGTGGTGTGCTCTATTGAAAAAGGTGAAGTGCGATAACCCATTGTAACATAATCTGAGCGAGGCCTATCTTTAACCTTAATGCAAGAGGGCAAAGTGTGCAGCATCCTGTGAAACCCCAGTTAAACCATTACCTGTAGTAGGCTACC includes:
- the nme7 gene encoding nucleoside diphosphate kinase 7 isoform X1; protein product: MEERFAFLAEWYDPSASLLRRYQLLFYPRDGSVEMFDMKNQRIFLRRTRYEELKKEDLFVGNRVNVFSRQLSLIGYGDQYTASKLGCKKERTLAMIKPDAVTKIGDIIQMIYSENLLVTKAKMTKLSWKQAADFYSEHQSKPFFNNLVQFVTSGPVVAMEVMGDEAVSAWRKVLGPTDSAAARSDAPRSLRAQLGTDGTKNAAHGSDSLASAARELEFFFPSTTSGGPPSTAKCADCTCCIIKPHAISEGLTGKILSSISQAGFEISALQMFNLDQANAEEFLEVYKGVVDEYTGLVSELCSGPCMALEIRGAQPSRTFREYCGPADPELARHLRPTTLRAQFGKNKVQNAVHCTDLPEDGILEVQYFFKILDG
- the nme7 gene encoding nucleoside diphosphate kinase 7 isoform X2: MFDMKNQRIFLRRTRYEELKKEDLFVGNRVNVFSRQLSLIGYGDQYTASKLGCKKERTLAMIKPDAVTKIGDIIQMIYSENLLVTKAKMTKLSWKQAADFYSEHQSKPFFNNLVQFVTSGPVVAMEVMGDEAVSAWRKVLGPTDSAAARSDAPRSLRAQLGTDGTKNAAHGSDSLASAARELEFFFPSTTSGGPPSTAKCADCTCCIIKPHAISEGLTGKILSSISQAGFEISALQMFNLDQANAEEFLEVYKGVVDEYTGLVSELCSGPCMALEIRGAQPSRTFREYCGPADPELARHLRPTTLRAQFGKNKVQNAVHCTDLPEDGILEVQYFFKILDG